From Streptomyces sp. NBC_01551:
CCGCGATGTCCACGTTCTCCAGGATGCCGATGGCGTCGGGGACGAGGATCGCGGTCGAGTAGTAGGCGCTCACCAGGTAGGACATGATCGATTTCTGGTCGATGCCCATGAAGCGGACGTTCAGGCCGGGTTCGTACTCCTCCGGGATGCCGGTCTGGGTCAGGCCGATGACTCCTTCGTTGTCCTCGCCGGTGCGCAGCGCGAGGACGCAGCTGGTGTGGCCGCCGGTGATCGGGATCTTGCCGCAGGGCAGCACGGGCACGCCCCGCCAGGCCGGTACGGTGCGGCCCTCGACCTGGGTGGTGTCGAAGGAGAGCCCGCGCTTGTTGCACTCGCGGAAGAACGCCGCGATGGCCTTGGGGTGCGCCAGGAAGAACCGGGTGCCGCGCCGCATGCTGAGCAGGTCGTCCATGTCGTCGGGGGTGGGCGGGCCGGACCAGGTGCTGATGCGCTGTTCGTAGGCGGCGTTGTGCAGCAGCCCGAACTCCCGGTTGTTCAGCAGCTCCGACTCCTGTCGTTCGCGCATCGCCTCGACGGTCAGGCGCAGTTGCTGCTCGAACTGGTTCATCGGGTCGTTGTAGAGGTCGGTGACCCGGGTGTGGATCTGCAGGATGGTCTGGGCGAGGGAGAGTTCGTACTCGCGCGGGCTGAGGTCGTAGTCCACGAAGGTGGCGGGCAGGACGTGCTCGCCCTCGTGGCCGGAGGAGAGTTCGATGTCGGCCTCGCCGCGCCGGTTGACCGGGCGGCGGCCGTTCTCCACGTACCGCTCCAGGTGGGCGCGCAGGGAGGCGGAGCGGTCCAGCACCTCCTGGAAGGAGCGCCAGCGCAGCACCATCACGGTCGCGGCGGTGGTGGCCACGACGGAGTAGTCCCAGGTCGGCGCGGGCCGGCCGAGGGCGTCGTCGCCGAGCTGGTCGCCGTCGGCGGCGACGCCGATGAGGTCCACGGCGCCGTACTTGCCCGGGGCCCGCTTCTCGAAGCGGCCGTGGGCGATGACGAAGACCTCCTCGACGGGGGCGCCGGCCTCGACCAGGGTGTCGCCGCGGCGCAGGTCGCGTTTGACGAAGCGGGCCGCGAGGTCGGCGAGGACCGGCTCCTCCGGGAAGCCCTTGAGGGTGGGGAGTTCGGCCAGGGTGGGCGCGAGGATCCGCACGTCGTCGGCGCCGGACTGGACGAAGGAGACCCGGCCGCGGCCGACGGCGTGACTGAGGCGGCGGTTGACGCGGTAGGTGCCGGCGTTCACGTCGACCCAGGGCAGCATGCGCAGCAGCCAGCGGGAGCTGATGCCCTGCATCTGGGGCGTGGACTTGGTGGTCGTGGCGAGGTTGCGGGCGGCGGCGGTGCTCAGGGCCTGGCGCGGCGCGCCGGCTGCCGCCCCGGCCGGGGGCGCGGTGGATTCGGGTGTGGTCATGCCGGAGTCCCCTCCTGCGTCGGGCCGCTGCCGGTGGCCGGCTCGGCGTGGTAGCGGGCGGAGGTGCGGTGCCATTCGAGGTTCCCGCCGAGCCAGGCCCATACGTCGGCCAGGTAGCGGGTCAGCGGCGGGAAGCCGGCCGCGGCGAGGGCGGCGGACTCGTCCTCGAAGGCGTGGACGAGCTCGTCGTGGATGTCGGCGGAGCGGCGGACGGCCTCTTCGCGGGTGCAGCCGTCCTCGGCCTGGATCAGGGAGGGCAGGTTGTAGCTGACGGCCGTGCCCTGCTCCTCGCGGCGCATGGAGTAGAGGTCGTTGACGACGACGCCGGCGGAGGCTGCCTTCAGGACGGCGCCCCGCACGCGCGGGTCGCCGTACGTCTCGACGGGCAGTTCGTAGCCCCCGGCGGCGTCGAGCATCACCATGACCGGGAGGAAGCTGTTGTCCTGGCGGACGGTGAGGAACTCCTGGACGGAGGGGGTGCGGCCGGTGACGCGCCAGCCGGCCTCGGCGGTGTAGCCGGACCACAGGGCGGCCAGCTCGTGGCGGTAGCGGGTGATCTGGGACCAGGTGGCGTACTGCTTCAGGTGCGCGGCGCTGGAGCGGAAGGCCACGAGGACCGGGTCGGCGCGCAGCGTGTCCTCGTGGCCGGGCGCGTAGCGGGCGGGGAGGTAGGCGGGGTCGACGGCGGCGTTGGCCAGGGAGAGGTTGGTGGCGATGCGCAGCGGGTCGGCTCCGGCCGAGTCGTCGTCGCAGTAGTAGTCGTCGGAGGCCCACTGGGCGAGGGTGCACTTGGCGGGGGCGAGCAGCCGGTCGGGGTCGTGGACGTGGGCGAAGGCCAGGACGAAGTACCGGCCGAGGGAGAGCGCCCGGACGTCGTCGAGCCGGCCCTCGTAGAGGCCGGTGTGCTCGGCCCATTCGATGAGCCGGTCGTCGATCTCGCGGGCGAGCGCGTCGTGCTCGCGCAGGGCCGGCGGACAGTACAGCTCGGGCACCTCACCGTTCCCGCCGCCGCCCCCGCTGCCCGGGCGGCGGTTCGCGCCGGGCCGGGCGGCGGGCGGGACCCGGAGGGAGGCGGGCGGGACCCGTAGGGAGGCGGTGCCGAAGCCGGCCGGGCCGCCGCGCAGCCGCTCCAGCAGCGCGGCACGGGAGCGGGCGGAGGCGGGCGGGTGCGTCTGCATGGCATCGACAGTGCGGCGCGGGCCCGCCGGACCGGAACCCGCGGCGGCTGCGGCCGTGTTGAAAATCCGCCGGGGTTGAAGCTCTGCACGGATGTACGACGCTCAGGACACCCCGGCCCGCTCCAGCAGCGGCCGCACCACCCCGCTCCCCCGCACGGTCCGCAGCCGCGCCCGCATCCGGCGCAGCGCGTCGCTCACTCGGGCGGATTCCAACTGCGGTACGACGTCGAGCAGTTCGTGCCAGGCCGCGCAGGCTCGTTCCAGGTGCCCGCGTTCCAGGTGGAGTTCGGCGAGCCGGGCCGCGGTGATCGCCCTGGCCCGGCGCTCGGCGGGCGGCCGGTGCCGCAGCGAGGAGGTGAGCGCGACGATGGCGCCCTTGAGGTCCCCGAGCGCGGCCAGCGCCTCCGCCTGCTGGTGGGCGAGGGCCGCCCGGTGGTAGGCCCCGATCGGCGCGGACTGCCCGTCGGAGCGCTCCAGCAGCCGCTGCGCACACGTCAGGTGGTTCAGGGCCGCGCGCCGGTCCCCGCAGCCCGCCTCGGCGACCGCGAGCTGTCCGGTGACGAAGGCCGCCTGGACGTCCGGGAGCCGGGGCAGCTCGCGGGCCGCCGCCTCGGCCAGCTCCAGGGCCTGTTTGCGGTGGCCGAGGTGGTACGCCTGGACGCTCATCCCGCGCAGTACGGGCGCGTGGCACTGCGGGTCCCCGGCCTCGCGCCCGAGCCGCAGGGCGGCGCGGTAGTAGGCCTGGGCCATCCCCTGCTGGTTGCTGTCGAAGCACAGGAACCCGGCCGTGTAGGCGAGCCGGCAGGTGCTGCCGAGCAGCCGGTGGCGTACCGAGGGCGGCGCGTCGGCCCGCAGCCACGGGGCCACGGTGGTGGTGAGGTAGGCGATCAGGGCCGCGCGGGCGTGTCCGCTGCCGAACATCATGTCGGCGCCCCGGAAGACGGGCAGCACCGCGTCCGCCGCCTCTACGTGGTGCTGGCCGATCCGGTCTCCGCCCCGCCCGGCGGGGGAGGCCGTCGGCGGTGTCGCTTCCGTGGGCCGCCACGCGGAGGAGTAGACGGGGATCTCGCCGAGCAGCCCGGTCCCGCATTCGGGCCGGGCCCCCACCGCGAGCGACACGGCGGCGAGGGGGCCCGGGCGCTCGGGGGCCCCCTCGGCCGGGGAGGGCCGGGCGGCCCGGGCGGCCCGGGCGAGCCCGGTGTCGGCGGCGCTGACCCGCCGGCCGGTCCGGCGGCTGAGGGCCTCGGCGGCGAGGGCGACGACGTGGGCCGGCGGGCGGGTGCCCGCGAGCCAGTGGGAGACGGAGGTGCGGTCGTAGCGGAGGGTGAGGCCGGTCTCGGCGGCCACGCCGTTGACGGCGCGGGCGAAGTCCTGACCGCTCCAGCGAGCGTCGGCGAGGAGGGTGCGCAGTCGTCCGTTGGGTTCACGCTTGGCGATGAGAATCACCCATCTCGTACAGGTGTCCAGCGTTTCAACACGGTTGGACATTCAACAGGGTGGGGCCGGAACGGATGTACCGGGTGAGGCCGCCCTGCCCCTAACTAAGACGTGTGCACGCGGGGACACGCGGTCACACCGCGTGTCCGGTGGCGTGCGGGAGCACGGCAGATCACTCGGGAGCGGTAGCCCCCCTTCCGGTCACCCCCGCACGCCACCCCCACCGGCCCTCGGGGCTGATCACCCGTAGACCGACCGAGAGGAACACCTTCATGTCAGTCGACCCGGCCGCCACCGAGGAAACCACCGCCGCCGCCCGCCAGAGCCTGAGCACCGAGGCCGCCCGGAACCTGGCGACGACGACCAAGTCCGCCCCGCAGATGCAGGGCATCAGTTCGCGCTGGCTGCTGCGGATCCTGCCCTGGGTGCAGACCGGCGGCGGCACGTACCGCGTCAACCGCACCGTGAGCTACACCCTCGGCGACGGCCGCATCAGCTTCGTCAAGACCGGCACCGAACTGCGCGTCATCCCGGCCATGCTGCGCGAGCTCGGGATGCTGCGGCACTTCCCGGACGACGCGGTGGTCAAGTCGATCGCGGACCGGTTCGTCAAGGAGGAGTTCCGCAAGGGCGACGTCATCGTCCGGCGCGGCGAGCCCGTCGACAAGATCTTCCTGATCGCCCACGGCCGGATCGAGCGCCTGGCCCCCACCGCGTACGGGGAGGAGGCCGCTCTCGACGTCCTCAGCGACGGCGACCACTTCGGCCACCACCCGCTGCCCGACTCCCGCTGGGAGTTCACCGCCCGGGCGCAGACCGACGTGGTGACGATGACGTACAACCGCGGCGACTGGGACGCGGCCCTGAACGCCTCGCCCGCGCTGCGCCGGCACGCCGAGGCCTACCTGGAGGCCGAGCGCGTCGGCCGCAAGGGCAGCGACGCCGTGGACCTGTCCTCCGGCCACGTCGGGGAGCCCCTCCTGCCCGGCACGTACGTGGACTACGACCTGAGCCCGCGCGAGTACGAACTCAGCGTCGCCCAGACCGTGCTGCGGGTGCACACCCGCGTCGCCGACCTCTACAACCACCCGATGAACCAGGCGGAGCAGCAACTGCGCCTGACCGTCGAGGCATTGAAGGAGCGCCAGGAGAGCGAGCTGGTCAACAACCCGGAGTTCGGACTGCTGCACAACGCGGACTACGAGCAGCGGATCTACACCCGCACCGGCCCGCCCACCCCAGACGACCTCGACGAACTCCTCAGCCGCCGACGCGGGTCGCAGTACTTCCTGGCCCACCCCCGCACCATCGCCGCCTTCGGCCGCGAGTGCAGCCGGCGCGGCCTCTACCCGGACAGCGTGGACTTCCAGGGGCACCGGATGCCCTCGTGGCGCGGCCTGCCGCTGCTGCCCTGCAACAAGATCCCGGTGACGAGGGAGCGCACCAGCTCGATCCTGGTCGTGCGGACCGGCGAGGACAACGAGGGCGTCATCGGCCTGCACCAGACCGGCCTGCCCGACGAGTACCAGCCGGGCCTGTCGGTGCGGTTCATGCACATCAACGAGCAGGCGATCATCTCCTACCTGGTGAGCCTCTACTACTCGGCGGCGATCCTGGTCCCGGACGCGGTCGGGGTCCTGGAGAACGTAGAGATCTCCCGCTTCGACGACTGAGGACGGCCGCGACGATGAACCGTCAGGACCAACAGCCCTTCGAACTCCCCGAGTTCTACGTCCCGCACCCCGCGCGCCTCAACCCGCACCTGGAGGAGGCCCGGGCACACGCCCGCGCGTGGGCCCGGGACCGGGGGATGCTGGAGGGCTCCCGGATCTGGGACCTCGCCGACCTGGAGGCGCACGACTACGCCCTGCTCTGCGCCTACACCCACCCCGAGTGCGACGGGCCGATGCTCTCGCTGGTCACGGACTGGTACGTATGGGTGTTCTTCTTCGACGACTGGTTCCTGGAGGTCTTCAAACGCTCCGGGGACCGGGCCGGCGGCCGCGCCGCGCTGGAGCGCCTGGCCCTCTTCATGCCCGAGAAGGCCGCCGGCCCGCTCCCGGAGCCGACGAACCCGGTGGAGGCCGGCCTCGCGGACCTGTGGGCCCGCACCGTCCCCGGGCACTCGGCGGACTGGATCGCCCGCTTCTCGCGCAGCACCCGCAACCTCCTGACCGAGTCGCTGTGGGAGCTCGACAACATCAGCATCGGCCGCGTCTCCAACCCGGTCGAGTACGTGGAGCAGCGCCGCAAGGTCGGCGGCGCGCCCTGGTCGGCCGGGATCATCGAGCACGCGGTCGGCGCCGAGGTACCCGCGGCGGTCTCCGCCGAGCGGCCGATGCGCGTCCTGCGCGACTGCTTCGCCGACGCGGTGCACCTGCGCAACGACCTCTTCTCGTACCAGCGCGAGGTGGGCAAGGAGGGCGAGCTCAGCAACGGGGTGCTGGTGCTGGAGAACTTCCTCGGCTGCACCACCCAGGAGGCGGCCGACCGGCTGAACGAGCTGCTCACCTCCCGGCTCCAGCAGTTCGAGCACACCTTCTTCACCGAACTGCCCCCGATGATCGCGAAGGCGGGCCTGGACCCGGCCGAGGTCCTGGCGGTGCTCACCTACGCCCGCGGGCTCCAGGACTGGCAGTCCGGCGGCCACGAATGGCACATGCGCTCCAGCCGCTACATGAACGGGCGCACGGGCGGTACGGACCCGGCCGCCGCGCAGGCGGTCCCGGCACCCGCGTGGCTCCCCGGCGGCCCCTCGGGACCGGGCACGGCGGCGCTCTGCCTCAAGGCGCTGCTCGGCCTGCCCGGCGGCGGGCAGCGCGCCCGCCGGCACCGCCACGTCCCGCGACCGGTGGGCCCGTCGGTGATCCCGGAGTTCTACCTGCCGTACGCCGTCCCCCTCAACCCGCATCTGGCCGGGGCCCGGACCCGGCTCCTCGACTGGAACCGGGCCATGGGGATCCTCGACGAGGGCTACTGGTGGGAGGAGAAGGCCGCCGGGTACGACTTCGCGCTGTGCTCGGCCGGGATCGACCCGGAGGCTTCGGCGGAGGCCCTGGACATCAGCGCGGGCTGGCTGAGCTGGGGCACGTACGCCGACGACGTGTACCCGCGACGGTTCGGGGCGACGCGCGACCTGGCCGGGGCCGCGGCGCAGACGGCGCGGCTGCGCTCCCTCATGCCGCTGGACCCGGCTCCGCCGCCCATCACCCCGGTGAACGCCATGGAGCGGGGGCTCGCGGACCTGTGGCGGCGCACGGCCGCGCCGATGACGGGGGCCCAGCGGCGGCTGTTCCGTACGGCGATGGACCGGGTGCTCGACGCCTGGCACTGGGAGCTGGAGAACACGGCCGCGCACCGGGTGCCGGACCCGGTGGACTACCTGGAGATGCGGCGGGTGACCTTCGGCTCGCCGATGACCATCGC
This genomic window contains:
- a CDS encoding family 2B encapsulin nanocompartment shell protein; its protein translation is MSVDPAATEETTAAARQSLSTEAARNLATTTKSAPQMQGISSRWLLRILPWVQTGGGTYRVNRTVSYTLGDGRISFVKTGTELRVIPAMLRELGMLRHFPDDAVVKSIADRFVKEEFRKGDVIVRRGEPVDKIFLIAHGRIERLAPTAYGEEAALDVLSDGDHFGHHPLPDSRWEFTARAQTDVVTMTYNRGDWDAALNASPALRRHAEAYLEAERVGRKGSDAVDLSSGHVGEPLLPGTYVDYDLSPREYELSVAQTVLRVHTRVADLYNHPMNQAEQQLRLTVEALKERQESELVNNPEFGLLHNADYEQRIYTRTGPPTPDDLDELLSRRRGSQYFLAHPRTIAAFGRECSRRGLYPDSVDFQGHRMPSWRGLPLLPCNKIPVTRERTSSILVVRTGEDNEGVIGLHQTGLPDEYQPGLSVRFMHINEQAIISYLVSLYYSAAILVPDAVGVLENVEISRFDD
- a CDS encoding family 2 encapsulin nanocompartment cargo protein terpene cyclase, giving the protein MQTHPPASARSRAALLERLRGGPAGFGTASLRVPPASLRVPPAARPGANRRPGSGGGGGNGEVPELYCPPALREHDALAREIDDRLIEWAEHTGLYEGRLDDVRALSLGRYFVLAFAHVHDPDRLLAPAKCTLAQWASDDYYCDDDSAGADPLRIATNLSLANAAVDPAYLPARYAPGHEDTLRADPVLVAFRSSAAHLKQYATWSQITRYRHELAALWSGYTAEAGWRVTGRTPSVQEFLTVRQDNSFLPVMVMLDAAGGYELPVETYGDPRVRGAVLKAASAGVVVNDLYSMRREEQGTAVSYNLPSLIQAEDGCTREEAVRRSADIHDELVHAFEDESAALAAAGFPPLTRYLADVWAWLGGNLEWHRTSARYHAEPATGSGPTQEGTPA
- a CDS encoding family 2B encapsulin nanocompartment shell protein — its product is MTTPESTAPPAGAAAGAPRQALSTAAARNLATTTKSTPQMQGISSRWLLRMLPWVDVNAGTYRVNRRLSHAVGRGRVSFVQSGADDVRILAPTLAELPTLKGFPEEPVLADLAARFVKRDLRRGDTLVEAGAPVEEVFVIAHGRFEKRAPGKYGAVDLIGVAADGDQLGDDALGRPAPTWDYSVVATTAATVMVLRWRSFQEVLDRSASLRAHLERYVENGRRPVNRRGEADIELSSGHEGEHVLPATFVDYDLSPREYELSLAQTILQIHTRVTDLYNDPMNQFEQQLRLTVEAMRERQESELLNNREFGLLHNAAYEQRISTWSGPPTPDDMDDLLSMRRGTRFFLAHPKAIAAFFRECNKRGLSFDTTQVEGRTVPAWRGVPVLPCGKIPITGGHTSCVLALRTGEDNEGVIGLTQTGIPEEYEPGLNVRFMGIDQKSIMSYLVSAYYSTAILVPDAIGILENVDIAAARS
- a CDS encoding germacradienol/geosmin synthase, with the protein product MNRQDQQPFELPEFYVPHPARLNPHLEEARAHARAWARDRGMLEGSRIWDLADLEAHDYALLCAYTHPECDGPMLSLVTDWYVWVFFFDDWFLEVFKRSGDRAGGRAALERLALFMPEKAAGPLPEPTNPVEAGLADLWARTVPGHSADWIARFSRSTRNLLTESLWELDNISIGRVSNPVEYVEQRRKVGGAPWSAGIIEHAVGAEVPAAVSAERPMRVLRDCFADAVHLRNDLFSYQREVGKEGELSNGVLVLENFLGCTTQEAADRLNELLTSRLQQFEHTFFTELPPMIAKAGLDPAEVLAVLTYARGLQDWQSGGHEWHMRSSRYMNGRTGGTDPAAAQAVPAPAWLPGGPSGPGTAALCLKALLGLPGGGQRARRHRHVPRPVGPSVIPEFYLPYAVPLNPHLAGARTRLLDWNRAMGILDEGYWWEEKAAGYDFALCSAGIDPEASAEALDISAGWLSWGTYADDVYPRRFGATRDLAGAAAQTARLRSLMPLDPAPPPITPVNAMERGLADLWRRTAAPMTGAQRRLFRTAMDRVLDAWHWELENTAAHRVPDPVDYLEMRRVTFGSPMTIALARMTHLDVVPPEVYQSAAVQSLEAAAFDYSALMNDVYSYQKEVEYEGEAHNMVVVTETFFDCDYPTALGMVNDLMTSRMRQFEHVLENEFPVMYADLGLDAAARAAMDRYAEELKRWMAAIGGWHEGTRRYREEDLKRHHAGRTAAPDRPASRPLPAAPHRPAWTT